The following is a genomic window from Atribacterota bacterium.
AAGAAGGTTTTACTGAACATGAGGTAAGGATTGCCTGGCTTGCTTTTGGGGGAGCCGATGAATATAAGATATTCAGGAGCGTTAACCAGGGAGACTTTACTGAAATCAGAAACATTGATTATGAAGATGAGGGATTTCAGTTTTGGTGGATTGATGAAAATATTTTAGACGGGAATACTTATAGCTACTATGTCCAGGGATACTGGCAGAATGAATCTGTCGGAACTACTGATACAATGAATGTTGATTTCTGGTTACCATCCTGCCAGGCTGAATATCCTGTTAACAATGAGATAGTAATTGAAGATAATCCTGAGTTTAAATGGAGTTCAATCTCTATCACCACCTTCCCTTATAAAAATGCAATTTTTTCAGCTGAAGGGGAATTTATTCTATTCGATTTAACTGATGAGGAAGAAGTGCTTAGAGTTGAAGTGGAAGACTTTAATATTAGCAGCCTAAAATTGTTTTCAGAAGATGAGAGTTCAGACATTATTATTGAAGCTGATGCTGATTCTGAGATACAAATAACCCCTGAAAACGAAAGTGAAATGATTGAAGAAACTGAGAATGAAGCAGATGATAATAATATTAGTGACGATGAAAACAATGAAAATGCCGATGATAATAATGAAAGTAGTCCGCAACTGACAATCAAGCACAAATACCAATGGCAATTCAAGGTAACCGGTTATGATGATGAATACAGCCCTATTGCGGAATCTATAACCGGGGGATTTTTCAGTTTTCAGGAAAAATCTGAAGAGGATGAAATGGCTGAAGAAGAGGAAGATATTGTAGAAGGTGGACTAAATATTGATGCCGGTTCTATAAGCTATCAGATAATTGATGGAAAGGATGTAATAATAGCCAGAGAAGGGGTTGACTTAGCTTATCAGGATATAAGACTAAATGCCAATTTTATAGAGATCAGAGTAGATGATAATGAATTAATTGCCAAGGAGCAGGTCAATTTCCGAAAAGGGGAAGAAAGTTATTCCTCCTCTGCTCTAAATTATAATTGGGAAACTGAAAAAATTATTTTGGATGATATGTCAGGAGAGGCAACCGGGGATAAGATTAAGGGTAAGGTGTATTATCAGGGCGGAAGACTGGAAAACTTTGTAGAGACCGTTGAGATAGACAATGGCGTATTTACCACATGTGATTTAGAGGAACCTCATTGGCACATTGAAGCCGAACAGATTACTATTTATATTGATGATAAAATTATAGCCAAAAAAGTTTCCTGGTATGAGGGTAAAAGAAAATTATTTACCCTTCCCTCCTTTATGATTTTCCTGAGGGGAAAAAACCAATTCCCCTACTGGCCTGATATAGGACAAAGCAGCAGTGAAGGATGGTTTCTAAAAAACCAGTTTAACTATGTAAGGGACGCAGAATCATACGGAAGTGTTTATTTGGACTGGATGCAAAAAAAAGGTTTGGCGGCAGGTATAGAACACACCTTTGAATTAGGGGAAGAAAAAGTTGATGATGGTGAATTAGTTTTATACCTATATGGTTTGAAAAGAAAAGATGTTAAAACTTTTGACCTGGATGCAAAAATCAATTATTGGCAAAATTTTGAAAACAATTTTAAGCTAAGGGCAAATGTAACCTATGACGGAACAATTAATTATGGTGCTGACAATTCATCTCATAGCATAAAACCGGATTTTTATATTTATAAAAAATGGGATGACTCTCTATTAACTATTACCAGCAAGTATAATTTTAATAAGACTACTTCTACAAGCAGTTCAGGTAATATTAAATTATCTTATGATAATAAAATTACTGACAAACTTGATTCAAACCTCGATATTCTATATACATCCAACAGCCCGGCAAGTGGTGAGACTGACCATCAATTACGTCCCGAATGGGTATTAAAGTATAGCGGTAATGGCTATACCTTAAATCTGGTAACTGAAAAGCAGATTGATTTAAATGAAGGGCTCTTTAGCGGTGAAAATAGCCCAAATACTTTGGACAAATTACCTGAACTTACTTTTAAAAAACCCAGTACCAAGATAAAAGACACAGGTATAAGTTATAGTGTAGATGCTTCAATTGGCCGATACTATGAAGGAGCTACAGACCAGGATAATATCAGGGGAGAATATATTATTAATCTTAACAGGCCTTTTAAAATCAATGATAATATCAGTCTAAATGCCTCCGGACTATACCGGCAGGATGTCTATTTGACCGGGGAAGCCCGTTATCAGCTGGGAGGTAAATTGGATTTAAAGGTCGGATATCGCCCGGAATTTTATGGAACTTTTTCATATAGCTATTATATGTCTGAGGGTCCCACCCCGTTTAATTTTGACACATTGAGCGAATTATCTGAATCTGCAAGTGCCAGGATTACTTTAATTCCACATAGTGATTTACAGATAAACCTGTCTACTAATTATAATTTTGTAACTGAATCTTTTGGTAACTTAGGCATCAGGGCACAATGGAAACCTAAAGATGATTATGATATTTATCTAAGCACTTATTACGACTTAAACAATATGGAATGGAATAAAAGAGTTGATACAAGAATGTCACTCAAGCTTAGTGATGAATGGAAATTAAGCTACAGCGGGTCAGTATATTTTGATGATTTTGATATTAGAAACAGTGTAATAAGTGTGGTAAGAGATTTACATTGCCGTGAAATCAGTATCAACTACCGTCAGTCTACAAAATCTATCTGGCTTGATTTTTCAATAAATGCTTTCCCAACAGAATCAATCACCATCGGCGGATAATTGTCACGGGGACGGTTCTTTTGACAATAATCTAACAGTCTCCCTATTGATACCTGTTGCTTCTGCAATTACCCGCTTTGAAAAATTAAAGTCTTTAGCAATATTTTTTATTAGATTATTTCTTTGATTGATATATTTTTTTACTTTTAAATCTTTTTTATTGATATTATTGTCTTTTAAAAACTTTTCTATATATTGAAATAGATCTCTTTTGCTGGCTCCATTATTTAAACTTGTATCTAAAAATTTTCCTTTTTCAGGTTGGTCACTAAAATTTTTAAATATTTCAATTGATTTTTTTCTGTCCTGTGAAAAAATATCTAAAACTTCTCCTGTTTCCGGCAAATTGGAATTAACAAAAGAAATATATTCTCTATAACTACTCCAGGTATAGTCTTCTTTATATGAAATATTTGCTTTTTCAGGATTGTTATGAACATATCTGATTACTGAAAGTAAATATGAATCATTTTTGATTATCTCACTTCTAAAGCGATCTTGAAAAACATGTCCTATCCTTTCATATTTCGCATTAAAATAAAATGCATAACTCGTGGTTATTCTTTTCATAAATTTAGAAATTGATTCTTTTAATTCTTTAACTACAAGATGAGCATGATTATTCATAATACAAAAGGCATAAATTTTAAATAGACCTTCATTTCGCTTCTGTAAGATTGTTTTAACAAACTTCCTTTTATCCTGATCATCGATAAATATGTCTTGTTTTGCATTTCCCCTAACCATGATGTGATATATACCAATATCATTATACTTTCTTGGTAATCTAGGCATATTTTATATCCTTCTTGCCTAATGAGCGATATCTTATATTTTATTCAATAATCATAATATTCAATTGTAATATTGTCAAGAGAACCGTCCCTATGACATTTTTATGGTGTAGACAGTATTGTTGTTACTCTATAAATATCATAATCCAGGCCGTTGGTAGAATCTCCCAGCTCATCTTCAACACTATTACTTGATGGTATAATACTGGTATTTATTGTTAGATCTAAAGCCGGACCCATTTCTAAATAGTCATATGTGTCGTTGTCTGTATCAGTGGTAATTACATTCATAAATATTTTTTCAGGGTTCCCTAACTCTGCCAGAGTGACAGTAACCTGAAAATAATTATCCCCTTCTTGTGCTGAGCCGGATAAAATTCGTTCAGTACCGCCTACCTCTCCAAATCTGAATCCAAATATATCCAATCTTGTATAATAAAATCCATCATCCCAATTATTTAAATCCTTATCCGGTGGAAATGCAGCATCTTCATTTGTATCAAAGACAATATAGTACTTGCCATCAGTAGTATTGATTTGACCATCGTTATTAATTTCAACTTTTACAGTCAACTGCTTCTCTCCAGTACCTCCCCCTCCATTAGGATCATCAGGCCAGCGGGCACAACCACTTATCAGTAAAGCAATAGTACATAGGAATATACAATACAGTAATAATTTTTTCTTATAATTTTTTATCAGCATAACAATCCCCCGTCATAATTATTTGTATTAATCTAAAATCATCTTACTCCTGACATTTCCGGTTACTTCAAGTCGGTCATCGCTGATATGAAAAACTGCCCTGTCTCCGGAAATTTCTCTATCATTTTCAACTTCTTCAATCTTTACCTGTCCGATCAGAGTTATTATGTCATCAGCGTCATTATAAATCGCTTCCTGGGCAATAATAGTATAATCTTTTTTTGTAATCAACACTTCTCCAGTGGCATTCATATTTTTTGTATCTGTAAAAATCTCCAGTTTTTGACATACCCAGGTAAGGTTATCCGGTTCTCCGGCATCATCTTCTCTCTCCTGAGTCAGTTCTACCTGATTTTCAAAAATATACCGTTTATCATTAAGAAATGCCTCTAACTCTTCACCGATAATAGTTATATCATCTTTGATTAATTTGATATTTCCTGATATTTGGCCAATTTTGGTATCTACATCAAAGGAAGCTTGTTCAGCAGTAAGAGTGGTGTCTTCCTGGATTATTAACACATTACCCACAAAGACCATCTGATCATTTTCCTTATCATAATTTACCTGATCTGC
Proteins encoded in this region:
- a CDS encoding transposase — translated: MPRLPRKYNDIGIYHIMVRGNAKQDIFIDDQDKRKFVKTILQKRNEGLFKIYAFCIMNNHAHLVVKELKESISKFMKRITTSYAFYFNAKYERIGHVFQDRFRSEIIKNDSYLLSVIRYVHNNPEKANISYKEDYTWSSYREYISFVNSNLPETGEVLDIFSQDRKKSIEIFKNFSDQPEKGKFLDTSLNNGASKRDLFQYIEKFLKDNNINKKDLKVKKYINQRNNLIKNIAKDFNFSKRVIAEATGINRETVRLLSKEPSP
- a CDS encoding LptA/OstA family protein — protein: MKRRINIEIFTLFFFALMIMILSIPIFAQEQEQISDQETNGEQESTVELTADQVNYDKENDQMVFVGNVLIIQEDTTLTAEQASFDVDTKIGQISGNIKLIKDDITIIGEELEAFLNDKRYIFENQVELTQEREDDAGEPDNLTWVCQKLEIFTDTKNMNATGEVLITKKDYTIIAQEAIYNDADDIITLIGQVKIEEVENDREISGDRAVFHISDDRLEVTGNVRSKMILD